The proteins below are encoded in one region of Leishmania major strain Friedlin complete genome, chromosome 7:
- a CDS encoding delta-5 fatty acid desaturase, whose amino-acid sequence MALDNVRPHQPNEVLIDGVLYDCTDFRHPGGSILKYYLGSGDATETYQQFHLKLPRADKYLKRLPNRPAPPQHSVNVDEQKRLEKLSRDFKALQDACVEEGLFNASWPHIVYRFSELILMHAIGLYMLFRLPILWPVALVILGVAEGRCGWWMHEAGHYSVTGIPWLDIKIQEVLYGLGDGMSASWWRSQHNKHHATPQKHRHDVDLETLPLVAFNKIIARRGKRNASIRRWISLQMFLFGPVTCSLVALYWQLFLHVRHAMRTQRYTEGSAILCRWIVVGVICHQLQVSFWQGLGGVLFSQAFSAAYIFINFALNHSHLPMLPEDEHAHFVEYAAIYTMNVTPSWFVTWFMGYLNYQVEHHLFPTMPQFRFVQLAPRVRKLFEENGLKYDSRPYMESLQKTFKNLGDVAEFIVAGN is encoded by the coding sequence ATGGCCCTCGACAATGTCCGTCCGCACCAACCGAACGAGGTGCTGATCGATGGCGTCCTTTACGACTGCACCGATTTCCGGCATCCGGGTGGCAGCATTCTGAAATACtacctcggcagcggcgacgccaccgAGACGTACCAACAGTTCCACTTGAAGCTGCCCAGGGCGGACAAGTATCTCAAGCGGCTGCCGAATCGcccggcgccgccacagcacaGCGTCAACGTGGATGAGCAGAAGCGATTGGAGAAGCTCTCGCGGGACttcaaggcgctgcaggatgCGTGCGTAGAGGAGGGCCTTTTTAACGCCAGCTGGCCGCACATCGTCTACCGGTTTTCTGAGCTGATCCTGATGCACGCCATCGGTCTTTACATGCTCTTCCGTCTTCCGATCCTGTGGCCCGTCGCGCTGGTGATCCTTGGAGTGGCGGAGGGGCGATGTGGCTGGTGGATGCACGAGGCCGGTCACTACAGCGTCACAGGCATTCCGTGGTTGGACATTAAAATACAGGAGGTACTCTACGGACTTGGCGATGGAATGAGCgcgtcgtggtggcggtcGCAGCATAACAAGCATCACGCTACTCCGCAGAAGCACCGGCACGACGTGGACCTTGAGACGCTGCCTCTCGTCGCCTTCAACAAGATCAtcgcgcgccgcggcaaGAGGAACGCGAGCATTCGCCGCTGGATCTCCCTGCAGATGTTCCTCTTCGGCCCCGTCACCTGCTCCCTTGTCGCCCTCTACTGGCAGCTCTTCCTACACGTCCGCCACGCCATGCGCACTCAGCGTTACACAGAGGGCTCTGCCATCCTGTGCCGCTGGATCGTGGTCGGCGTTATCTGTCACCAGCTGCAGGTCTCGTTCTGGCaaggcctcggcggcgtTCTCTTCTCCCAGgccttcagcgccgcctaCATCTTCATAAACTTCGCCCTCAACCACTCTCACCTGCCGATGCTTCCGGAAGACGAACACGCGCACTTCGTCGAGTACGCGGCCATCTACACCATGAACGTGACACCGTCGTGGTTCGTGACGTGGTTCATGGGCTACCTTAACTACCAGGTGGAACACCACCTCTTCCCTACCATGCCACAGTTCCGCTTCGTCCAACTGGCGCCGCGAGTGCGGAAACTTTTTGAGGAAAACGGCCTCAAGTACGATTCGCGTCCGTACATGGAGTCGCTCCAGAAAACCTTCAAGAACCTCGGCGACGTGGCCGAGTTCATCGTTGCTGGGAACTAA